A single Hyperolius riggenbachi isolate aHypRig1 chromosome 12, aHypRig1.pri, whole genome shotgun sequence DNA region contains:
- the LOC137541062 gene encoding E3 ubiquitin/ISG15 ligase TRIM25-like translates to MASADLKDELNCSICLEVYKDPVTLRCGHNFCQVCINQALDRERSQGVYSCPQCRSTFRKRPWLQKNVTLANIAERVQSTPSPSQPPGQKKTGVICSYCIHAPVDAVKSCLHCEASLCNSHLNTHSKSPEHILVEPSASLKTIKCPVHKKLLEYYCTVDATCICASCKQSANHRGHQVQTLHEASKKKKERLKITHDQLIARKKDMETWVHSLQESKKKANEAASMTKRVAALFRNIREKLDILEVQEIDNITRQVEQNLQPVSDLIRRQEIKKDEISSKICHLEELFNTTDPLTVLQEQETNRGDFSTIEKRGRRAVPTIAGLDEVEISLKLRKRLSDILADVPKMLKFPELADVRLDKDTAATNVAISSDYTIAYGTQVNDDIDDTDDRFESHQVISRKGLSNGCHYWEVELSDTNNWRVGMSYENIDRDGSNSVFGNTYESWCLCKSNRSYSLRHDSDQLNLSLPSSFKRFRRLGIYLDYDEGKLSFYSVEPDIMHLHTYNTDFSQPLHAAIRVGYDVWVKIVQ, encoded by the coding sequence ATGGCGTCTGCCGATCTGAAGGACGAGCTGAACTGCTCCATCTGCCTGGAGGTCTACAAGGACCCCGTTACTCTGAGATGTGGCCACAACTTCTGCCAGGTCTGCATCAATCAGGCGCTGGACAGGGAAAGAAGCCAGGGTGtttatagctgccctcagtgccgATCAACCTTCAGGAAACGACCCTGGCTACAGAAGAACGTAACTCTGGCCAACATTGCAGAGAGGGTCCAGTCTACACCCTCACCATCTCAGCCACCTGGTCAGAAGAAGACAGGAGTCATCTGCTCATATTGTATCCATGCTCCTGTAGATGCTGTGAAGTCCTGTCTGCATTGTGAGGCCTCTTTGTGCAACAGTCACCTGAACACTCACAGCAAGTCACCAGAACACATCTTGGTTGAGCCGTCTGCCTCCCTGAAGACCATAAAATGTCCCGTCCACAAGAAACTTTTGGAGTATTACTGCACTGTGGATGCCACCTGTATCTGTGCATCATGCAAGCAAAGTGCCAACCATCGAGGACATCAGGTGCAGACACTCCATGAGGCCTCCAAGAAGAAAAAGGAAAGACTGAAAATTACTCACGATCAACTCATTGCCCGGAAGAAAGACATGGAGACGTGGGTCCACAGCCTACAGGAGAGCAAGAAGAAGGCCAACGAGGCAGCGAGTATGACCAAGCGAGTTGCTGCCCTGTTTCGAAACATACGGGAGAAGTTGGATATTCTTGAAGTCCAGGAAATTGACAACATCACCAGGCAAGTGGAACAGAATTTGCAGCCTGTCTCAGATTTGATCCGGCGGCAGGAAATAAAGAAAGACGAAATTTCTAGTAAGATCTGTCACCTTGAGGAGCTGTTTAACACGACAGACCCGCTAACGGTCCTACAAGAACAAGAAACCAACAGAGGGGACTTTTCCACCATTGAGAAGAGAGGACGAAGAGCTGTCCCAACCATTGCAGGACTGGACGAGGTTGAGATCTCTTTGAAGCTACGCAAACGGCTATCAGATATTTTGGCCGATGTTCCTAAAATGCTCAAGTTTCCAGAGTTGGCCGATGTGCGACTCGACAAGGACACGGCTGCAACCAACGTAGCTATATCCTCCGATTACACTATAGCATATGGCACACAAGTTAATGATGATATCGATGATACAGATGATAGATTTGAGTCGCACCAAGTGATAAGCAGAAAGGGCCTCTCAAACGGCTGCCATTACTGGGAGGTGGAGCTAAGCGATACCAATAACTGGCGTGTTGGGATGTCTTACGAGAACATAGACAGAGATGGGAGTAACTCTGTTTTTGGAAACACGTATGAGTCCTGGTGCCTATGCAAAAGTAACAGAAGCTACTCCTTAAGACATGATAGCGACCAACTAAACTTATCCCTTCCATCTTCATTTAAACGATTTCGAAGGTTGGGAATCTATCTGGATTATGATGAGGGGAAGCTCTCATTTTACAGTGTGGAGCCAGACATTATGCACTTGCACACCTATAACACGGATTTCAGCCAGCCGCTACATGCCGCCATCCGCGTGGGATATGACGTCTGGGTCAAGATCGTTCAGTAA